The DNA window aaattaattttttttaaataaataatacattacataCGTTTTTTCTTTGCTATTATTCTTTCAGCTGGCTTCAGTTGTCCATTGGGCCCAACGACCATAatcataattatgtataatttttttatttttattaaaatgttcctGTCCTCTGCTTTTAAACACTCAAAGTCTTCCAGTTTTTCTCTGCTGGATTTACACAAATCATTTCAGGTTTAAGAAGTGTTTGCTTCAACTAGCgaagaaacatacatttttatttgaatcatcACTCAGTAGGTTAGTTAACCATGGATTAGTATAGCTTTGAAagcttttgtctttcaaacacaaatgcacaaattcGCGTTCTTttacttatttacatttaattgtagaattattttaataatttaacacttGTAAAAGAAACATTTGCTTATGGTTctattttgtcataattataaaatatttatatatataaaaaagctttttttttttaaacttattttaaaattacttatttaaatttttcatgatttaattagctttttttttttttttattaaactcacaaaccccctgcagttcctATTTGAACCCCAGTTTTGGAAACCATTTCTTacgttgtatttttatatcagtatggtacaagattatcctatttaaatcaatgtgataaatgaTTTAGGCCAAAAGTAATCGGAttacattacctaaaatgtgtaatggaaAAGATTACATAACGAACTACAAAAATGTCATGCAATTTGGATTTATTAACACGCACTACAATTTCTCAGTAATCCATCCAGCTCGGTGTATAATGCACAAACATTTCCTCTCGTGTTTTTCCCTTTTTAGTGGTTTTGTTAGACAATGTTGCTTACGTTTTTCTAGCCAGATCTGGCACCACAGTTTTACAACTATAATATAAGTGGCAGTTTTGTCAGCTGACCCTGAAACTCTCGCACTGGGCCCGACGCCAGAGGGCCATCCTCATTATCGAGCCCCATAAACGATTATGACTGCGTGCAGGAGAAATAAATGATCCTTCTGACATTCTGCTCCGGTTATTTAACATTATCGCCTCTAATCATTCGGTTGATTGTGTCGTTTATTCATTACGCTCCAAGACTacattgtttttcttctcttACCATTTGCATAGTGATGTTcatcaagatgaaaaaaaaaaaatgacactagGACTCCGGATGAGTCAACTACActttaatttctcattttccggAGGAAGATGCAACTACTGGGACAGGGCAGGGGCTGAcagcatattaataaaaaataaggaaGTTGTAATCATGTGTGTGGATGGATGCACTGCATTTTGAGTGTGGAGATACCTTATACTTGTCTGTGCCTTGCTGGAGTTGTTTGAGCTGGGTGTCGAGTATAGTGAACTGTCGGGTGATGCTCTCGATCCGTGAGTGGAGGCCCCGGTACTCGCTGTACTCTGCGTTGAAGTCGTTTTTGTAACTCTGACGTTGCTCTTGAGAGCTTATCACCGTGTACTTTCTGTTGAGGAAACCAAGCATAAAAAAACATCAGCGTCATAAaagtttaatgttattttctttcAGTTATACAACGCACTTTTCCTAACAAACCTGACGCAAAAGGTAACCGCAATGTGTAATGTACAAAGAGATGCTTACAATAAATAGTCTGCCGTCTCAGACGATGACGCAGGGATACTGGAGCTGTTGCACGTTCCGTTCAGACCTGAAAAGAAACATAAGGTGAATTCAAGGACAAAGTTTTATCCTGCAGACTGAGGGACAAGGACAGAGCACTGTGACGTCAGTCCAGAATTATactggagagaaaaagaaaaacatgctagaaacaacCTGAAGGGGGtttcaacatttttacaatttactaATTGGTGGGCAGTGGTGTATAACGTACCTGAAAGCCATAGaggtacagatatcttaccagaagatgactttggtagaagttgaagtcaccgtttagaatattagctcaattggtagagcattacggtatcaagcgcaaggttgggggttcgattccccgggaacacatgataggtaaaaatggatagcctgaatgcactgtaaggcgctttggataaaagcgtctgcttaatgcatacatttaaaaaagtcttcaagtatgtgattttttttttaacttcattacgaaaagtatttttataatctTTGACGTACTAAAGTATTtaaagtacaagtaaatgcaaaatggaaaaaaaaaaaaaaaaaaattatatatatataaaaaatgtacatacacagcttgagtagcaagattgtcttcagttttaacaatttcttccattttgtatttttggttaaGAAGGAGCACTTTATTCGGTACTTATTTCAACATAAGAAAACTTTTCTGGAGTCTTttagtttttaacataaaacatagaacactaatatttgaaataaatataaatgtcgaAATGTGAAATGAATGAGTCCTTGAGATTCAGccgattcattcaaacggctaattcattcaataagtaaacaccatccattgctcagagatgcaaaaaaTACTACCAGAAAATACTCAAGTACTTAAAGCATTATTACTTCATTACATTACATCACTGTTGGTGGGATGTTTGAACTAATCAGTCGCACTGGCTGACTAGGTCAGTTGCTAAActaataccgtattttctggactataagttgccCTTTTTTATTCAtcgtttggctggtcctgcgacttatagtgaggtgcgacttatcaaaattaatttgacatgaaccaagagaaaacataacCATCTACAGCTGTGAGAGGGCGATGGTaatgtagatggtaatgttttataTTGGTGCTAAAAAATtctacttatagtccagtgcgacttctagtccaaaaaatacggtaatcgACTGGTTGGTGGACTGTCTAAATGACTATTCAACCTAATTATCTCACAGAGTCTGTCAACATAAACAGATCTAATCAAGACTAGATTCAATTTAGACAAAAGTTTGTCTGTGTACTACTATCTGAGCTCATAAGCCTCGACATCATAAATGATTCAGAGAAACTGATCCACACCTGGGCTCCTATCGCTCGTCGTGATGTCACAGGGTTTCCTCTGGTCCAAGCCACGGTCTTCATCAACTCTCCTCTCCTTCTTCATGTCCCGCTCTCGGCCCCTATCCTTCTCCTTGGACTTGTCTTTGTCCTTGTGTTTTTTGGACTTCTTCTTAGACTTGCCATGCAGGGAGGGTTGAGTGCTCTGGGTCTGAGAGACGTCCAGACTACTGTGGGCCGGGGACATGGAGCTCAGCACTTCCTCTTGCGTTGTGGAGCGAGGGGCGAACGATGGGGGCTGACTCAGTCTCTCGGCCACCGCCGCCTCCTGACTATCACAGTCTCGGCCGTTGGAGTCATTGCTGACGTCCGAAAGGGGGTCAAAGGGTCGGGAGATCTCCAACGGAGGGAAGCTGGAGCTCGACGACGTCTCGGCTGATTGAGAGCTAGAGGAGTCATTCACATTGGACGAGCTCAGTTTGCCGTTAATGAGCCCTGTAGACTTGCTGGCTAGGTGCGATATTCTGGGTTTCTTATTGGCCAGGGGATCGATGAACTCTGCAGGTCGTTTCTGTTGGATGCGAGCAATGATTGTTCGTAAAACTGGGACGGTTTAAACAGTCATATTAAATAGCGATTCAATTTCAGcgttttagagagagagaaaatgaaattTAACATGAGTATCATATTTTGGTCAAAGATTTAGTAAAACTTAAGAATAACACAATACAGAATCAGGCACactaaaatgatttgattaggTAGCAAAACAATGCTTGTGTAAGTGCATAAGAGAGGCGTTAGGCAtgtccacaaaaaataaataagtaataagaAATCAGAGGCGGAGCATTTTGAAGAACAATTATGAAGAAATGTGTGAACAGGAAAGGATTCACCCTTCAATATTTCCTCAATCTACACAGATCAATCATAACAGACTTTGACGGGTCTGAAAGGGGTCTAAAGGCTGACCTGAGAGGGCGAGCTGCTGGCCGGCTCTTTGTGTGGGCTGACCGGACTCTCCCCAGACACAGGGCCACTGCTCTGAGGCTTACACAGTTTTCTGCAGGGAACGAAAGACAGACAATCATTAGTTTTAAAGAGCCAAGAGACCTgcctttattcaacaatttctttgtCACGTGGACCATTTTAattatgtccttactacctttctgggtatTGAACGGGTCAGATCTGTTGCGGTCTattgagggtcagagagctctcggatttcatcaaaaatatcttcatttgtgttcagaaAATGAACTGaggttttaaaggtttttaaacgacacgaaggtgagtaattaaatgacagaattttcatttttgggtgaactatccctttaaattcttATGGATAATAGACAATATTTGACATCCATTAGTCCCATCTGAACTTGCCAAGAGTGTCTTCGAGAAAATCTTATGTGATTCCTTATAACGAGATGTTGGTTATACAAATATTGTCATGACTTGTCAACAACATTTTTGACTAGTATCCATGAAGACCAAACCAGATGAAGCGGTTTAAGAAGCTTTGGGAATTGCATTAATTGCCCTAAATAAAGGGAAAGAAACTAAATAAACTGGCCTCAATAAGACTAACTTATTGGTGTGTGATATACCactgaaaacaatacaaacacCAAAATATGTCAAGCACAAATACAAATTCGTTAAGAGGTATAAATGGTGTTGTTTGTCGCGGTTATGTGAAACATCACTACATGGTAGAGAATAGGCACTCCAATCACTTTACGCAATTTAGTTTTCCATCGAAATGTGCATATTTTAATGTCAAAAGCACTAAGTGCTCTTAAAAAGACAGTTCCGCTAAAactaaatcatttactcaccttcaagttgttccaaacccatttctttctttcatcgGTTCAACACAAAgacatgttttgaagaatgttggtaaccaaatagttgctGGTAGTGACTTCTATAGTATGGAACAggggttcccaacctttttcaactcgcggcccacacaaccaaacacatatgtttgcgcggcccacttcaaaaaaattaactgaccccgctattgttggttTAATAACTtcgtactcagaagctagattttaaactatatttattgaataaactagggctgtgcgatatggacaaaaaacaaaacaaaaaaaactatcgcgatttttttgatcaattttgcaattgtgcttttacagtcataaatgcattcaggattaatttgaaacatatttccaaaggaaaccaatcagagctttatcaaaaagttgtaacatctctagaacagacataagtcaaaattatcactatagcgaagatgtaaaaaaatgtatagacttgtggcaaaaaaataaaaaaaatcctgtatacagggacttttttttattttttgccatgcattgttcatagagctcattaattgtggcggtgcctcaggtgtttgcagtgtgtatacagtaggtgtatgcggtcagcagtgagagcgcataaatataacgcgaaagcacattaaaataatgcacgagtgcgaatctctctgttcgcatcagatttcctttgtcacaaaaccggtcgtgcttgctcagatacacgctgctttgcgaggagagagtgtgcacacttaaaacgtgtctcctctcacttaaactgcatcctgttcactaacaaattcactctatgctcatgtgttagacattaattattttcgcacgtttttatttctagccttttaccgcagtgagaacgctctgatccgtcaacattggctcagaaaaaaggcgcatcacagacagtgtgtgaacctggagttaggcatatgcgcacgctcaaatcgtgattttaggacgttttcttttaatcgcacaaccctagaatggactggaaatgaacagaaaataattggcggcccacctgcaataccgtgggccgcggaccacaggttgaaaaccactggtatggaaaaaaatatatactacagGCTACTATCAattgtttagttaccaacattcttcaaaatattgtcttttttacttcagcaaaaaaaagagaaactcatacaggtttggaccaacaaggtgatgacagaactttcatttttggcagAACTACCAACTTGAAAACATTTAATGCCTTCAAACACAAGTTTATAATGCTGCTTGAGGTTTGTATGTCAACAGGGGGCAGTATGACACGGGCCAATGGTTCCCAATAGCAGGCCCTGCCTCCATCAAGGGTAAACGGACAGGGGACTATGCCTGAGAGTAGGAGGCATGAGTCGCTACAGTCGCTGTCGAACTGTGTGTGCCCATGCACGGCCGGACCTTGGACCCGTGCCACCCACACATGGATCAGCATGTGCTGGAATAAGGTTGCATCACTACCCTCTCGACTGCACACAGCTCGTCCACGAACAGATGGGAAAGTGGGTGGGTGCGAGAAGGAGGGGGTTCTGCGGACGTAAAAGGGCTGTCAGCTGATAAGCATCGCTACCGGGTCTCAAAGTGCAAGCGTGTGGAGTGTGTTCCACCTGGGTGTTGGGTTTGTTGCTGgcaaatatttccattttgttttGAACAGATATCACAACACCATGTTCTCGCCAGTCTAGCACGCAGCACAGCCTTCTCTAAATTTAGCTTCCAGGGGCCAGTCTTCCACAGCCAGAGTTCATGGGAACCCAGACTTCTCCCTCTAGAGCCAATCAAGAGCTCGGGGAACAAGGGTGCATGCAGCTGTACAACTAATACTGTGGGCAAATAAAGGTTCTTGGAGGTATTGTGACCAACCATTGCACCATATACCAGCAtcaaattgtatacattttatgcaaaatactactaaataaatgtgtgtgtgtgtgtgtgtatgtgtgtgcgtgtatatgtatataaaataaaaaacttgtatACTGGTGAATATATAATTAACCATTTCACTGTGAGGCAAATGAGTCCTGCTGCACAatgtacatgtataaataaatttgGAGTAggagccaaaataaaataatgtttaagggtgcacgataaatattaTAAGGGTGCCGATAAtaaatgcgcatctcgtcagtaaagccggttctcta is part of the Carassius auratus strain Wakin unplaced genomic scaffold, ASM336829v1 scaf_tig00021540, whole genome shotgun sequence genome and encodes:
- the LOC113077115 gene encoding RNA polymerase II elongation factor ELL-like, with amino-acid sequence MGLGLTAKPLIGFTGNQGKISIPQSENPNELRTFTFYLSNVGKDNPQGSFDCIQQYITSEGSIQLDCLGGIQDKITVCATDDSYQKARQSMAQAEEETRSRGAIVIKPGGRYVGKRVQIRKPITVVSDVAPSRRTSRPVIISSSQKKSPPRPLRERLVHLLALKPYRKPELLVRLTKDGLSPQDKETLDSLLQQVANLNSKDSTFTLKDCLFKEVQKDWPGYTEVDQQILKRILVRKLCKPQSSGPVSGESPVSPHKEPASSSPSQKRPAEFIDPLANKKPRISHLASKSTGLINGKLSSSNVNDSSSSQSAETSSSSSFPPLEISRPFDPLSDVSNDSNGRDCDSQEAAVAERLSQPPSFAPRSTTQEEVLSSMSPAHSSLDVSQTQSTQPSLHGKSKKKSKKHKDKDKSKEKDRGRERDMKKERRVDEDRGLDQRKPCDITTSDRSPGLNGTCNSSSIPASSSETADYLLKYTVISSQEQRQSYKNDFNAEYSEYRGLHSRIESITRQFTILDTQLKQLQQGTDKYKTIHNQILEEYRKIKKANPNYSQEKNRCEYLHNKLAHIKKLIAEYDQQQLQNCH